DNA sequence from the Liolophura sinensis isolate JHLJ2023 chromosome 1, CUHK_Ljap_v2, whole genome shotgun sequence genome:
gAACAAGCCAACTAGAGAAATTGGTTGGCTTGGACTTAATAGCAAAAAGATCACCATGTTCCAGTTTGTGGGAGATCAAGTGATTAAACTTAAATAATGTGTATATGGCTTGTATAGGCCTATTACCGTACAAAGAATATTGCATTGAGAATGATATATTGGTTAATTTATCAAGGAATGTTCCACAATCAATAGGTTTAAATCTTAAACCAAATGAAACTGAATGCagtaaaagatattttttttttatatttcaagaAATATTCCCACAAATCTATCACGGCGTCGCCCCTTTCGTTACTGATAAGATGAAAAAATCTAATGTCTACATCAATAAATGGAACCTGAATTCAgttgcatataaatatataatagttTGTAGCCTACGACCGAGTAGTGCTGAGTGCTGTTGAATCGTGTATGcagttttttcatttgttttctagtaatataatataataactacaacatggagagtaagaGCGGCCTCGACgttgtgatagttggcaaatggtcacaattGGCCGGTGAAGTTCGGTGTCTTGTCAGCTTACGACAGTTAgagtttattctaactgtccaggTAAATGATTGAAGAGTAGCGACTTACGCCTACAAGCTAAGCTATCACCATGCAGTGGCTTGGCCCGATCAGGTACAGAACGTAGTGGTGATTATTACAAATCATTAGATGCCACTGATCTAGACCTCTGGGACTTTGAGTTCgtcagcagaatcctggtttatcaGTGCAGATGTATATAATACAAGGACtacagaatggagagtaaacaagtaaaatacgtcagggtttcattctaactgttcaaataaaatgcttaaaggcaaagaaaagacTAAAATGAACTGTTAAACACTTGCCTAGGAAAACAGTTCgatttaatttaaaagttttGCAGCCGAGATGAAATGCTTTTATAACATCAGATTTTACCAGAGGGTATCTCTATagtttttgcttgaaatagttcgtctCAAGGCCTATTCGGCCAGTACATTTATagagctatatatacatatatatatatatatatatatatatatatatatatatatatatatatatatatatatatatatatatatatatatatatacgaattTGGAATGATGTAATCTAACAGCAAAGATgtatgttaaaggagaagaaaacttaaaatcatGACACTATGGGAtggaaagagcacatttttttctatctggtagtgcctgctgcataattttgcgatttttcctcgccatacacgtaaagcctgaaaacggcaaagctggcataaatcgctaaGTCCAtctcgtcctccatctttaacatcctGTAGTTTATGCAGGGGGTGTATTGCCTCTCACCCAGTGTGAATCGTTAAAACTGCCTGCTTGTTCGtataaactcggaacctacgtccaacattcccgTTTCTCggtcgtcaagcggaaaacgaactgtactgttcgctgccTTCTGAGAAGAAGCGGTACCGGAAATGTGCGAACTGCACTTCGGAGGTTTCCGAGGGAAATTCTCCTCCTTACACAGaaaacttcaggactagttcttaggcaagtCGCCCACGACGGATTTTGGGGCTgactttataatttatcatcttcaggtcatattagaattttttatgacatgcacctgcgaggaaatgcttactcttttcaatggtatttgtttgatatttaagttttcttttcctttaattggCAAACATCTGACGTGATGTCCATGTTCTTAAGACGATCACGACTGGCTACCGTAGACTCCAAAGTTTCACATTCATTTTTCAAGGTTGaaaaattttcaagaaaacaaatcaaGTATTTTACTGgacttttttttatgtgtaacgGTCTTTTGTCAGAAATATACTTCACGTTAGTGTCTTCTGTTAACTTACATCCCAACCCCGCTCCAACCCACCCCGGCACCACGAATAAGGCCTGAGAAGGTAAAAAGGCAAAAGGAGGCATATTTAGTGATGTTAATGATCAGTTTAACCATGCTCCAACTTAGAAGTGTTATTTTCATTCGTACAAAATCTAGGTCGAGAAAACGGACTTTGGCCTACACATATCAACAAAATGACAAGACAATACGAACaccaggggaggtaactcctaGGCGCCTTCGAGCAGGTAAATGGAGGTTGAGTTACCTCCCATACAGCAGCACGGTCAATATAAGGAACATCGTTTCGCCATAGTAAGTCAACACGTTTATgatgattttgacataaatccTTGTGCGAAGAAGATCAACGATAGATAAGATGGTAAGTTTCACTGTAGCTGTTTTACCTCCCGAATTTCTGAAGGAGACAGCTCAAGGCTCCTGTATTTTACCACATAGAATTTCTTGTCACGACATTTGGGCACTAAGTGAACCATCAACATCATAGCGTCAGAGTCTGATAGTGACCCAGTGATGTGgcggggcctccgcggctcagtcggttagcgcgctagcgcagcgtagtgacccagaagccgctcaccaatgcggtcgctgtgagttctagaccagcttatgctggcttcctctccggccgtaagtgggaaggtgtgccacaacctgcggatggtcgtggtcaAATTCGAATAGTGCAAAACGgaatatatattataactgTATTTTAATTCTTATTTCTTATGCGAAGGCTGCTGTTGGCAAATCTTAAAATAACACGAGGTTGAGTAGCATTCCCAAGCCATATTGAAGATAAAAATTTATGGTACAAACCTTCtctatattttgtgaaagagaaCATATTCTGatttctataaatatttactttatcGCGATGGGAACGATAGTTTGGGCCATACAGGGCAGGTAACACTTACCGAATGGTGAATGAAAGTAATACAAAAAGTAACCTCACTGTATTAAACAACTTttaagaacagaaaaaaaaaacgaaacaaataaaaaacattcagttttaatctttgtaagttttaatttttatgtttgttacaGATATTCACTTTAAGTAAAGAGTTTGTGAAGTATCCTTTAATATGACAGGTGTGTCTCTCTCCATTGACAGCATAGCTTTGTATTTTCCATTAACATTACCAGTAGTTAATATGAATGCTAATGCAAGTAAACATTCACCATTCTTCCGTATCTATTGCTATGCCACATGGGGAGGGGTTCAGTCACAGCCTCTAACTGCTTTTAGGGCCTTGTTGACAGTAAGAGGTCCATGACACTTATGTGGTTTTTTTTTGCGGGTTACCGTTGGTTGAAAacctcttgtcttccaccagtttgTTGTGCtcatctgtgtgtcacatgtgggaaagttcgtcagtagctGGCCAATGATAAGCCAAAATaagatgtataaaataaatatatataaagatacTTATTTGGAAATAATGTTGCTTGTTGAGGCTCATTGTATTATCCTGTGAGTAAACagaatattaaatttttaaGTCTTGCTGGTTTCTTGTTTTTGGTATAAACATACATTGTTCTACAGATGCTatagtgaaaaaaacaaatcaaaggaAACAGCTTGTTTTTTAAACcacacatgtagttttaatttgCAACAATAACAAGGTATTTAAGCTAAAATATAGAAAGGATAAAACTTTCCGTTGTTTATATTTTCCATTTGTGGCATAAGTGCATTCTTGTCAATATGCTAATTTTAAAGATCACTCCTCCACTCTAATATCTCTACCAGACACTGCTTTATGAATGATTTAATAAAACCTGAATCAGAATCTTCAAAACACCTTTGGGATGTCTCCTTTTCAGGTGTGTTACCCATCAGGTACTTTCATTGAACTGGTCTTTACCAtattcaacatgtacatgtagttgttgtcAGTCgtcatttgtctgttttttaaacatgttaactCCCTGCTTTTGTTGGTGATTTCTCAACGGCTTccatgaaaattatattttacagcCTAAAGCTGCTAAAGCCAAAGTTGGACAGAATAAGAAGGTCATTCACCCAAACAGTAGGAAAGCCTGTCAGCTGGCCAGGCAAGTCCATCATGAGGAGAGGGTGGACAGGTAAGGGTTGCTGTCTGTGCATGGCTTTGACTACTGTTCTTAGATGTATAAATTTTCTTCAAACCTTGAATTCATGTAAAATACCAGTCTCAAAATTACTTGTACATGGAacatgtgatatcagtgtcaGGTACCAAGAACATGTAATACCCTATTTCCTGAACcttgaaagagtaactttcaatgcaattcatgcacattatacagatgattttggagacaaaaccacattggttggattggccagtgtccGGGCTtcagaaaatgtgtaaatttgttttgtgtaaatttcGACACAAAGTAAAGCcttcaaaatattcttgaataaacaccttgcaaaaatgcaaaaaggttgaggaattacagtaagGATATTACAAATTTTGACCACCATTATATTATCACCATAGGTATGGTGAAAGTAGAGGATGTGAGGGAATGGCCTTTCTGAAGAAACCTTGCTCACTTGTCATGCTTCTGTGCATTCCAATGTGTGAATTTTTGCTTAAACTAATTAACTTAAAAGTTAAGCTCTTCCAAAGTCCCATAAGTGCTCTACCAGTGTTCACTGTTGTATTGAATGGATTATACAGTGTGAATAGTGATTTACAAGAAGCAAGACAACCTTTTTTCTGTGTTCTGTTCATTTGGTATAGTTAGTATTCGTAATAAGGAATcttcagtaaaatattatttttatgaaaaaagcaATTTCTTATCTTTATCTTTTGGGCAGGAGGAAAGATGAAAGATACAAGAAGCTGGAAATGCTCGGTAAGAACAATGTTGTTGTAAGCTCAGATCAGTGTGATATGGCCCATTAACTGTCAGTGAAATCTATCTCAAGTGTATAATAGTCACATGATAAACCCAGAATTAACCAGATGGCCAGAGTTCCCATCACTGATGCAGGCTTATCATACCACCTGAGAAaccttctgatttatttcttctgtttcttCTTTTCAGCTGAAAAgttgaaacattttcaaaactgcTTAGAGGAGAATAAATCTGATTACACAAAGCAAGACCTTCTAGAGATTTTAGATAAGTAAGTACACAGTTTTTTAGCAATGTCTGGTCGATCAAAAATGGCATGATGTTGTGCCAGGTTGAAACGAAATTTGGGGATGAGCTTTGTGATGCAATACAtggtacttgtacatgtatatccttatTAGTACATGCAGGTGATCAAAATGTGATAAGTGGAGAACCCATTATGGTAGTTTTCTGATAGTAATTGACAATACTATGGACCTAGCTGGTAGCTTTCTGGTAGTAATTGACAATACTGTGGACCTAGCTGGTAGTTTTCTGGTAGTAATTGACAATACTGTGGACCAGCTGGTGCATCTAACTGCCGCATTCCGTTGTCATTTAACATGACTGCATTGGgttttaacataatattttcagtaattttagtTGTAGAAGTTATAAAGGTGGTCTCTGTTCTGTGTGACAAGGTGTGAAGAGTCTTTGTAGCTATTTGTAGACATATACCTGTATTCCAAATGATCttgttaaatttgttacatgtgttCATTATGGCATCTTGCTTATAGatcttaatgtacatgtatttatgaatctATGTGTTCATTAacctacatttatatacattaatataGATTAAATCTGCATGTATGTGCTCAGTAAGGTTACTGGTTCATCTTTGTACTTCTGTTTATTTTACCTGCTCATTGTCACTTGTAGATACTTCCATCGGTTTGACAAGGAACTTGAGCAGATTGCCATAGTGAATAGCATAGGGAGTAGGAATGGTCAGCGACATGCATCACGGGAACAGGTCATCCGCTTGACACAAGCAAAGGAGAGGGCAGAATTTGACACAGTTGGGGTTGGTGAGTAGTACAGAATATCTGGAGTAGGCCTATGGGTGCTGATACAGATCTATAAAAGTGTAGAAACTAAGTACAAGGAATGATAGATCTGTATATCAAGTCAGACATGGCACTACACACACTCTCAGCATTTCAAAGGCTTCCAAAACTaaacacactgtcatcactgaacACACTGTCAGCACTAAGCACACTGTCATCACTAAACACACTCTCAGCACTGCATACACTCCTCAACACTAACACACTGTCAGCACTACACACACTCTCAGCACTGCACACACTCCCAACACTGAACACACTGTCAGCACTGCACGCACTGTCATCACTGAACACAATGTCAGCACTGcacacactgtcatcgctgaaCACAGTCATCACTGAACACACAGTCATCCTTGCACACACTCTCAGCACTGCAGGGGGCCtgtgtggctcagtcggttagcgcgctagcgcagcgtaatgacccagaagcctctcaccaatgcggtcgctttgagttcaagtccagctcatgctggcttcctctctggccgtaagtggggaggtctgccagcaacctgcggatggtcgtgggtttcccccgggctgtgcccggtttcctcccaccataatgctggccgccgtcgtataagtgaaatattcttgagtacggcgtaaaacaccagtcaaatcaatcaatcaatctcaGCACTGCAGACACTCCTATCACTGAATACACTGTCAGCAGTACACATACTGTCATGACTGAACACAATGTCAGCACTGCACACACTGTCAGCACTGAACACAGTCATCACTGAACACATTGTCAGCAAAGCACACACTCTCATCACTGGACGCACTCCTAATACTGCACACACTGTCAGCAGTACACAGAGTCAACATTGCACACACTGTCATCAATGAACACACTGTCAGCACTGCACACACTCTCAGCACTGCAAACACTCCTAACACTAAACACAGTCAGCACTGCACACACTGTCATAACTGAACACATTGTCAGCACTGCACACACTCTCAGCACTGCATACACTCCCAACGCTAAACACACTCTCTGCAGTTTACACACAGTCATCACTGAACACACTGTCAGTACTGCACAAACTCTCAGCATTGCACACACTCTCAACACTAAGCACACTGCCAATGTATGCTAAGTCAGCGATACACTCTCTCTCAGCATATTATGCTGTACAAGCTGTCAGCACTGTACATACTGTCAACACTGCACACTGTCAGCCCAGCACACTCTGCCAGGTATACACACTATCACTTGCACATAACACTC
Encoded proteins:
- the LOC135461461 gene encoding translation machinery-associated protein 16-like codes for the protein MPKAAKAKVGQNKKVIHPNSRKACQLARQVHHEERVDRRKDERYKKLEMLAEKLKHFQNCLEENKSDYTKQDLLEILDKYFHRFDKELEQIAIVNSIGSRNGQRHASREQVIRLTQAKERAEFDTVGVEVPDLLNKKNLTAIREWTGEVRFIPNLKLRRVFAKDKVESTQYSEQAQLTTTDAPTTNDGRHNT